The proteins below come from a single Prolixibacter sp. NT017 genomic window:
- the xyl3A gene encoding xylan 1,4-beta-xylosidase, translated as MNLIKAIVKKYLILVVCFWASTTVRAQQYPFQNPQLTTKERAKDLVSRLTLDEKVTLMCDQSDPVPRLGIKRFNWWSEALHGYANNDNVTVFPEPIGMAASFDDALLYKIYNAVSDEARAKYNQWIKAGNENKRFLSLSVWTPNVNIFRDPRWGRGQETYGEDPYLTSRMGIQVVRGLQGPENAKYRKLLACAKHFAVHSGPEWSRHELNLNSVSPRELYETYLPAFKALVQKADVRQVMCAYQRLDDEPCCGSTRLLQRILRDDWGYKYLVVSDCGAITDFFTSHKVSSDAVHAASKAVLAGTDVECVWQNYPFKKLTDAVERGLIREEDINKSLMRVLEGRFDLGEMDPDSIVPWAQIPPSVLNEKEHQELALEMARETMTLLQNKNHVLPLSKSGKKIAVIGPNADDKPMLWGNYNGTPVRTISILDGIKTKLPAGKILYDKGCDLVEDKVTQSYFAQCSFDGKPGFKATYWNNPDRKGDAVITQQIVNPIKMTTAGQHEFASGVKLEGFSAVYQTEFVPKTTEEIVFKGGATGHFELLVNGEFLKKYDNWRTLSSRVPFKVEAGKKYSIEIRYAQLNNWQANIEFNFGKEVDVDYTDLIKKLKGIDEVVFVGGLSGKLEGEEMPVSYPGFKGGDRTNIDLPAVQRNCLKALKEAGKQVIFVNCSGSAIALTPETESCDAILQAWYGGESGGQAVADVLFGDYNPSGKLPITFYKSSDQLKDFEDYSMQGRTYRYMNDALFPFGYGLSYTTFDIGTAKLDKTKINRDESIRMTIPVTNTGERDGTEIVQVYVHKVNDIDGPIKTLKGFKRVRVTTGKTEQATIMLPPSSFEFYDWNTRRMKVTSGEYEVFYGTSSDSNDLKKTNITVL; from the coding sequence ATGAACCTAATTAAAGCAATTGTGAAAAAATACTTGATTTTAGTTGTTTGCTTCTGGGCTTCAACGACTGTCCGGGCACAACAATATCCATTTCAGAATCCTCAATTAACTACTAAGGAGAGAGCTAAGGATTTAGTTTCAAGACTAACCCTCGATGAAAAAGTAACGCTGATGTGCGACCAGTCAGATCCGGTACCCCGATTAGGGATCAAACGGTTCAACTGGTGGAGCGAAGCGTTACACGGATATGCCAACAATGATAATGTTACGGTTTTTCCTGAACCAATCGGTATGGCTGCTTCCTTCGACGATGCGTTGCTGTATAAAATTTACAACGCCGTTTCAGACGAAGCCCGTGCCAAATACAACCAATGGATCAAGGCGGGAAATGAAAATAAGCGCTTTCTCAGCCTTTCGGTGTGGACGCCAAATGTAAATATCTTCCGTGACCCTCGTTGGGGACGTGGTCAGGAAACGTATGGCGAAGACCCCTACCTGACTTCGCGGATGGGCATACAGGTGGTCAGAGGATTACAGGGTCCGGAGAATGCTAAATACCGTAAATTACTGGCTTGTGCCAAACACTTTGCTGTTCATTCAGGTCCGGAATGGAGCCGCCACGAACTCAACCTGAATAGTGTTAGTCCGCGGGAGCTATACGAAACCTATCTGCCGGCATTTAAAGCACTGGTACAAAAAGCAGACGTGCGGCAGGTAATGTGCGCTTATCAGCGTCTGGATGACGAACCGTGCTGTGGAAGCACCCGCTTGTTACAACGGATTCTTCGTGATGACTGGGGATATAAATATTTGGTTGTATCAGACTGTGGTGCCATCACCGATTTTTTTACGTCACACAAAGTTTCTTCCGACGCAGTTCACGCGGCATCAAAGGCCGTATTAGCCGGGACCGATGTGGAATGTGTCTGGCAAAATTATCCTTTTAAGAAATTGACAGATGCAGTTGAGAGAGGTTTGATCAGGGAAGAAGACATCAACAAAAGTTTGATGCGTGTGCTGGAAGGACGGTTCGACCTGGGAGAAATGGATCCCGATTCAATCGTTCCCTGGGCACAAATCCCGCCATCGGTTTTGAATGAAAAAGAACATCAGGAGCTTGCCCTTGAGATGGCACGTGAAACCATGACGCTGCTTCAGAATAAAAATCATGTCCTACCACTGTCAAAATCGGGAAAGAAAATAGCCGTGATTGGACCCAATGCCGACGACAAACCAATGTTGTGGGGCAATTACAACGGTACACCCGTGCGTACCATCTCAATTCTGGACGGGATAAAAACAAAACTTCCGGCTGGAAAGATTCTATACGATAAGGGGTGTGATCTGGTCGAAGATAAAGTAACCCAAAGTTATTTCGCTCAATGCTCGTTTGACGGCAAACCCGGATTTAAAGCAACCTATTGGAATAATCCCGACCGCAAAGGAGATGCTGTAATCACGCAGCAGATTGTCAATCCGATAAAGATGACAACTGCCGGGCAACACGAATTTGCATCGGGTGTGAAACTGGAAGGTTTTTCGGCTGTGTACCAAACCGAATTTGTACCTAAAACTACTGAAGAAATCGTGTTTAAAGGCGGCGCAACCGGGCATTTTGAATTGTTGGTGAATGGAGAATTCCTGAAAAAATATGACAACTGGAGAACACTTTCATCAAGAGTTCCTTTTAAGGTTGAAGCGGGTAAAAAATATTCTATTGAAATTCGCTACGCACAGCTGAATAACTGGCAGGCAAACATCGAATTCAATTTTGGAAAAGAAGTGGATGTGGATTATACCGACCTGATTAAGAAACTGAAAGGCATTGATGAGGTGGTCTTTGTTGGTGGTCTTTCCGGTAAGTTGGAAGGCGAAGAAATGCCGGTTTCGTATCCCGGATTCAAAGGAGGTGACCGCACCAATATAGATCTTCCAGCCGTACAGCGCAATTGTTTAAAAGCGTTGAAAGAAGCAGGCAAGCAGGTGATTTTTGTGAATTGCTCGGGTTCTGCTATCGCTTTAACTCCTGAAACTGAAAGTTGCGATGCTATTTTGCAGGCATGGTATGGCGGTGAATCGGGCGGACAAGCAGTTGCAGACGTGCTTTTTGGCGATTACAATCCATCGGGGAAACTACCGATCACATTCTATAAAAGTTCCGATCAGCTCAAAGACTTTGAAGACTATTCGATGCAGGGCCGCACGTATCGTTACATGAACGATGCCCTGTTCCCTTTCGGTTATGGATTGAGCTACACAACATTTGATATTGGTACAGCCAAACTTGATAAGACAAAGATTAATCGGGATGAATCTATTCGAATGACGATCCCGGTGACCAACACAGGTGAAAGAGACGGTACTGAAATCGTGCAGGTGTATGTACATAAGGTCAATGACATTGATGGCCCCATAAAAACACTGAAAGGGTTTAAACGAGTCCGTGTTACTACCGGCAAAACAGAGCAGGCAACCATTATGCTTCCACCTTCATCGTTCGAATTCTATGATTGGAATACACGTCGAATGAAGGTAACCTCTGGTGAATATGAAGTATTTTACGGAACCAGTTCGGATTCAAACGATTTAAAAAAGACCAACATTACCGTCCTCTAA
- a CDS encoding TIM-barrel domain-containing protein codes for MKLLRTGILMSLVLAMSMTAKGQSYQKTDTGIRTVVASVGIEIQFYSPSTVRILKWPAGTTFTKKSLSVIEKPQKTDFRVRQSGGNLLLKSKKLQISLNLSSGQVEFSTSSGKPLLKEEKSGVKFTNYNDAGEKTYNVYQAFVLDKNEDIYGLGQQQQGRLVQRNLKLHMIQGNTDDYVPFFVSDKGYGMFWDNYSPTTFSDNQERTFFKSDVGNCVDYYFMYGNSPDGAIARMRDLTGQAPMFPLWTFGYWQSKERYKSQDELIGVVRKYRELGVPLDGIIQDWQYWGNNYLWNAMEFLNTEYYNPQKMVDDVHSMNAHMIISIWSSFGPMTKPYRDLNKIGALLSFKTWPESGVQKWPPNMDYPSGVRVYDAYNPKARDIYWKYSNKGIFSLGIDGWWMDSTEPDHLEFKPSDLDEKTYLGPFRKVRNAYPLMTVGGVYKHQRAVTSAKRVFILTRSAFAGQQRYAANTWSGDVSSSWQSLRNQIPAGLNFSLSGIPYWNCDIGGFFAGAYNRSWNGSKGAKNPLFQELYVRWLQFGAFTPMMRSHGTDIPREIYQFGKKGEPVYDAIAKAINLRYSLLPYIYADAWQVTHNQSTMMRALMMDFNDPKVRNMNNEYMFGKSILVAPIVHAQYTPETIVKTDPNSGWNKNNNTENKPKATAIDFTQSKSKKVYLPAGTVWYDFWTNEKHKGGQEINQKTEIDEIPLYIKAGSIIPFGPKVQYATQKKWDDLEIRVYPGANGQFTLYEDENDNYDYEKGIYSTITFNWNNARKILTINSRKGTFPGMLGQRKFRIILVSPNNGAGKTVTYTGKKLSVKL; via the coding sequence ATGAAGTTATTACGCACTGGCATATTGATGTCCCTGGTTCTTGCTATGAGCATGACTGCCAAAGGACAATCCTATCAGAAAACAGATACCGGGATCCGTACGGTGGTTGCATCTGTAGGGATTGAAATCCAGTTTTATTCTCCTTCAACGGTACGGATATTAAAATGGCCGGCAGGAACAACCTTTACAAAAAAAAGCCTTTCGGTTATTGAAAAGCCACAAAAAACAGATTTTCGGGTCAGGCAGTCAGGTGGCAACCTCTTACTTAAAAGTAAGAAGCTCCAGATCAGTCTGAATTTATCCAGCGGACAGGTTGAATTTTCTACTTCATCAGGGAAACCGCTGCTAAAGGAAGAAAAGTCGGGCGTTAAATTCACCAACTACAACGATGCCGGGGAAAAAACATACAATGTATACCAGGCATTTGTTCTGGATAAGAACGAAGACATTTATGGGCTGGGGCAGCAGCAGCAAGGAAGACTGGTTCAGCGAAACCTGAAACTACACATGATACAGGGAAATACTGACGATTATGTCCCCTTTTTCGTGTCGGACAAAGGCTATGGAATGTTTTGGGATAACTACTCTCCAACCACCTTTTCTGACAACCAGGAAAGGACATTCTTCAAATCAGACGTAGGTAATTGTGTTGACTACTATTTTATGTACGGCAATAGTCCCGACGGAGCAATCGCACGTATGCGTGACCTGACCGGGCAAGCTCCTATGTTCCCTTTGTGGACATTTGGCTATTGGCAAAGTAAGGAACGGTACAAAAGCCAGGACGAACTGATTGGAGTAGTCAGGAAATACCGTGAGTTAGGCGTCCCGTTGGATGGAATTATACAGGACTGGCAGTATTGGGGCAACAATTACCTGTGGAATGCCATGGAGTTCCTGAATACGGAGTACTACAATCCACAAAAAATGGTGGATGATGTGCACAGTATGAACGCACACATGATTATCTCCATTTGGTCGTCGTTTGGCCCAATGACCAAACCTTACCGGGATTTAAACAAAATAGGTGCACTTTTAAGCTTTAAAACCTGGCCTGAATCGGGCGTTCAAAAGTGGCCGCCCAATATGGACTATCCGTCAGGCGTCAGAGTTTATGATGCATATAATCCCAAAGCACGCGACATTTACTGGAAGTATTCGAACAAAGGTATTTTCTCTCTGGGAATCGACGGATGGTGGATGGATTCCACCGAACCGGATCACCTGGAATTCAAACCTTCCGACCTGGATGAAAAAACCTATTTGGGCCCGTTCCGTAAAGTTCGGAATGCCTATCCATTGATGACAGTCGGCGGGGTTTATAAGCACCAGCGCGCTGTCACTTCTGCCAAACGCGTGTTCATCCTTACCCGGTCGGCATTTGCCGGTCAGCAGCGTTATGCTGCCAATACCTGGTCAGGCGATGTTAGCTCGTCATGGCAATCATTGCGCAATCAAATTCCTGCCGGGCTGAACTTCTCCTTAAGTGGTATTCCTTACTGGAATTGCGATATCGGCGGTTTCTTTGCCGGTGCCTATAACCGAAGTTGGAATGGCAGTAAGGGAGCAAAAAATCCATTATTCCAGGAGCTCTACGTTCGATGGCTGCAGTTTGGAGCATTCACACCAATGATGCGTTCGCACGGAACCGATATTCCCAGGGAAATTTATCAATTTGGGAAAAAGGGAGAGCCTGTTTACGATGCAATAGCAAAAGCCATAAATCTGCGTTATTCCCTTCTACCTTATATATACGCCGATGCGTGGCAGGTCACACACAACCAGTCGACTATGATGCGGGCCCTGATGATGGATTTTAACGATCCAAAAGTCAGGAATATGAATAATGAGTACATGTTTGGGAAATCAATATTGGTAGCCCCGATTGTCCATGCCCAATACACACCCGAAACGATAGTCAAAACGGATCCAAACTCCGGGTGGAACAAGAATAATAATACGGAAAATAAGCCCAAAGCGACTGCCATTGATTTTACTCAGTCAAAATCGAAAAAGGTTTATTTACCTGCCGGAACTGTATGGTATGACTTCTGGACAAATGAGAAGCACAAAGGCGGTCAGGAAATTAATCAGAAAACAGAGATTGACGAGATTCCTTTGTACATCAAAGCCGGAAGCATCATTCCGTTCGGACCCAAAGTACAGTATGCCACCCAGAAAAAATGGGACGACTTGGAAATACGTGTTTATCCCGGCGCTAATGGTCAATTCACCTTATATGAAGATGAAAACGACAATTATGATTATGAAAAAGGAATTTATTCGACCATTACCTTCAACTGGAATAATGCACGAAAAATTTTAACCATCAACAGCCGGAAAGGGACTTTCCCGGGAATGCTCGGGCAACGAAAATTTCGAATCATTCTGGTTTCGCCCAACAACGGTGCCGGCAAAACCGTGACCTATACCGGAAAGAAATTATCGGTAAAACTTTAG
- a CDS encoding glycoside hydrolase family 43 protein, protein MKISSRILTTLSALLTITFTATAQNPIIQTKYTADPAPMVYNDTVFLYTTHDEDDATGFKMLNWLLYTSTDMVNWTDHGIVASLKNFSWARQDNGAWAPQCVARNGKFYLYCPMHGGGIGVLVSDSPYGPFKDPLGTRLINDDHIWNDIDPTVLIDDDGQAYLYWGNPDLYYVKLNKDMISYSGEIVKVASKPQNYQEGPWVWKRSGHYYLAYASTCCPEAIGYAMSDSPTGPWEYKGMIMDVTPKSRGNHPGIIDYKGNSYCFGLNYDLLKETTQKHFERRSVSVDQMTYNDDGIIQKLPYWSATGPKRLGTVDPYQRVEAETIAWSHGLKTRQNSKVGVYVTDVDSGNYIKVQGVDFQKGAKSFEAGVASASKGGKIEIHLDSETGTLLGVCPVKDTGGWQEWSLQSCKVKKVKGVHDLFFVFKGAQGNLFNFDWWKFKAQ, encoded by the coding sequence ATGAAAATTTCATCCCGAATACTTACGACATTGTCAGCCTTGCTGACAATCACTTTTACCGCTACGGCACAGAACCCCATTATCCAAACCAAATATACCGCCGACCCGGCTCCCATGGTCTATAACGACACCGTATTCCTTTATACAACTCATGATGAAGACGATGCGACCGGTTTCAAGATGCTCAACTGGTTGCTCTATACCTCTACGGATATGGTAAACTGGACCGACCACGGAATTGTAGCCTCATTGAAGAATTTTAGCTGGGCCAGGCAGGATAATGGTGCCTGGGCTCCGCAATGTGTAGCGCGGAACGGAAAGTTCTACCTCTATTGCCCGATGCACGGCGGTGGAATTGGTGTTTTGGTTTCCGACAGTCCGTACGGCCCCTTTAAAGATCCGCTGGGAACGAGGTTGATCAACGATGACCACATCTGGAATGATATTGATCCGACCGTTTTGATTGACGACGATGGACAGGCTTATTTATATTGGGGAAACCCTGATCTTTACTACGTGAAACTAAATAAAGATATGATTTCCTACTCCGGCGAAATCGTCAAGGTAGCATCCAAGCCTCAAAATTATCAGGAAGGTCCGTGGGTTTGGAAGCGAAGCGGACATTACTACCTGGCCTACGCCTCCACCTGTTGTCCGGAAGCCATTGGCTATGCAATGAGTGATTCGCCCACAGGTCCCTGGGAATATAAAGGGATGATCATGGACGTGACACCGAAGTCCCGGGGAAACCATCCCGGAATTATTGACTACAAAGGAAATTCGTATTGTTTCGGCCTGAATTATGATCTACTCAAAGAGACCACCCAAAAACATTTCGAGCGTCGTTCCGTGTCGGTCGATCAAATGACCTACAACGATGACGGGATCATCCAAAAACTACCGTATTGGTCAGCAACAGGTCCCAAAAGATTAGGAACGGTAGATCCGTATCAAAGAGTGGAAGCCGAAACCATTGCCTGGAGTCACGGTCTGAAAACAAGGCAGAACAGCAAGGTGGGAGTTTACGTAACAGACGTCGATAGTGGCAATTACATTAAGGTACAGGGTGTCGATTTTCAAAAAGGCGCTAAGTCATTCGAAGCCGGCGTCGCGTCTGCTTCCAAAGGAGGTAAAATTGAAATTCATCTTGATAGTGAAACCGGTACGTTATTGGGTGTGTGTCCTGTCAAAGATACCGGCGGATGGCAGGAATGGTCGCTCCAATCCTGCAAGGTGAAAAAAGTAAAGGGGGTTCATGATCTCTTCTTTGTTTTCAAAGGTGCTCAAGGCAATTTATTCAACTTCGACTGGTGGAAGTTCAAGGCACAATAA
- a CDS encoding family 43 glycosylhydrolase has protein sequence MKNFSKIISIILLSLLITPFAGHAQNPIIQTIYTADPAPMVYNDTVYLYTGHDEDGSNWFTMKNWHVYSTTDMVNWTDHGSPLSLKKFKWAKKDAWAGQCIERNGKFYWYVPMNQDNGKGMAIGVAVSDRPTGPFVDALGKLLVTTGWGDIDPTVYIDDDGQAYLYWGNPQLYYVKLNKDMISYDKNVGIVKVPLTAKSFKLRIINAKKTFKWAKSINGLASHTVKNTSGNKYYWYVSAIDKRTNKKVIGVAVGDKAIGPFTDVLGKPLISEHCGKGNINPTIVFNDAKQPYLTWGNSKLWYVKLNSDMSSYDQKVGIRPIPSDKKDWFVSKIKRTVNSTGKRFTTYEEGPWFYKRNGLYYLIYPAGGVPEHLAYSTSTGQTGPWVYQDTIMPVIGKGGAFTNHPGIIDYKGKSFLFYHDGALPGGGGFDRSVCVEEFKYNPDGTIPRIAATKAGVVKGVANLNPYIRQQAETIAWEEGVETASDSITGIYVTDIDNGDYIKVRSVDFGKGAGSFEASVASASTGGKIEIHLDSVTGALLGACPVKNTGGWQHWDIQSCGVKNVKGVHDLFFVFKGAQGNLFNFDWWQLHSHNAR, from the coding sequence ATGAAGAATTTTTCAAAAATCATATCTATAATATTACTGTCCTTATTGATAACGCCTTTTGCAGGACATGCTCAAAACCCAATCATTCAGACCATTTATACAGCCGATCCGGCACCAATGGTCTATAACGATACAGTATACTTATATACGGGGCATGACGAAGATGGCTCCAACTGGTTCACCATGAAGAACTGGCATGTTTATTCCACCACCGACATGGTTAACTGGACAGACCATGGTTCACCATTGTCACTCAAAAAGTTCAAATGGGCTAAAAAGGATGCATGGGCAGGACAGTGTATCGAACGAAATGGCAAATTTTATTGGTATGTACCCATGAATCAAGACAATGGTAAAGGCATGGCAATTGGCGTTGCTGTATCCGACAGGCCAACAGGCCCCTTTGTTGATGCACTTGGCAAACTGCTTGTGACCACCGGCTGGGGAGATATTGATCCTACCGTGTATATCGACGATGATGGACAAGCCTATCTGTACTGGGGAAATCCGCAGCTTTACTATGTCAAGCTCAATAAAGACATGATTTCGTATGACAAGAATGTGGGAATTGTGAAAGTTCCGCTCACTGCAAAGAGTTTTAAACTCAGGATTATCAACGCTAAAAAAACTTTTAAGTGGGCTAAATCAATTAACGGGCTGGCATCGCATACCGTTAAAAACACTTCCGGCAACAAGTACTATTGGTATGTAAGCGCAATCGATAAGCGAACAAATAAAAAAGTTATTGGCGTGGCCGTCGGTGATAAAGCCATCGGCCCGTTCACGGATGTCCTTGGTAAACCCTTGATTTCGGAACATTGCGGTAAAGGGAACATTAACCCGACAATTGTCTTTAACGACGCCAAACAACCCTATTTAACCTGGGGAAATTCAAAGCTTTGGTATGTAAAGCTTAACAGTGATATGAGTTCGTACGATCAAAAGGTCGGTATCAGGCCAATTCCCTCGGACAAAAAAGATTGGTTTGTTTCCAAAATAAAAAGAACAGTAAACAGCACCGGCAAACGATTTACGACCTATGAGGAAGGACCATGGTTCTACAAACGAAATGGCTTGTATTATCTGATATATCCGGCCGGTGGCGTACCTGAACATTTGGCCTACTCTACCAGTACAGGCCAGACCGGGCCATGGGTATACCAGGATACAATCATGCCGGTCATTGGCAAAGGTGGTGCTTTCACCAATCATCCCGGAATTATTGACTATAAAGGGAAATCGTTCCTCTTTTATCATGATGGAGCCTTACCTGGTGGCGGCGGTTTCGACCGTTCTGTTTGTGTTGAAGAATTTAAATACAATCCGGATGGCACCATTCCGAGAATTGCCGCGACAAAAGCGGGAGTCGTGAAAGGAGTTGCCAACCTGAATCCGTATATCCGCCAGCAAGCCGAAACAATCGCATGGGAAGAAGGTGTAGAAACAGCTTCAGACAGTATTACCGGCATTTATGTAACCGATATCGACAATGGTGACTATATTAAAGTACGCAGTGTCGATTTTGGCAAGGGAGCCGGGTCGTTCGAAGCCAGCGTCGCATCTGCTTCCACAGGAGGCAAAATTGAAATTCACCTCGATAGTGTAACCGGTGCCCTATTGGGTGCATGCCCTGTCAAAAACACCGGCGGATGGCAACACTGGGATATTCAATCCTGTGGTGTAAAAAATGTGAAAGGAGTACATGATCTATTTTTTGTATTCAAAGGTGCTCAAGGCAATTTATTCAACTTCGACTGGTGGCAACTACATTCACACAACGCCCGATAA
- a CDS encoding sialate O-acetylesterase produces MKIKLFAVVGLLLFSMNAFSQDPNFYIFLCFGQSNMEGHAKFEPQDSTVDSRFQVLEAVNCPKLGREMGHWYTAVPPLCRCNTGLTPADYFGRTLVANLPKNIKVGVINVAVGGCKIELFEKDHYKAYIKTAPDWMINMINQYDGNPYARLVEMAKIAQKSGVVKGILLHQGESNTGDKEWPNKVKGIYDNLITDLNLNAKSVPLLAGELVSKGEGGACASMNAIIDKLPETIPNSYIISSDGCPGISDHLHFTAEGYRILGKRYGEKMLSILGYNVNNKK; encoded by the coding sequence ATGAAAATAAAACTATTCGCAGTTGTTGGATTACTTCTGTTCAGTATGAACGCTTTTTCACAGGATCCTAATTTCTATATTTTTTTGTGTTTCGGGCAATCGAACATGGAAGGCCATGCCAAATTTGAACCTCAGGACAGCACGGTAGACAGTAGGTTCCAGGTTTTAGAAGCCGTAAATTGTCCAAAGCTGGGAAGAGAAATGGGCCATTGGTATACAGCTGTTCCTCCTTTGTGCCGATGCAATACGGGCTTAACTCCTGCAGACTATTTCGGTCGGACTTTGGTTGCCAATCTTCCGAAAAATATTAAAGTCGGCGTAATCAATGTTGCTGTCGGAGGCTGTAAAATCGAACTTTTCGAAAAGGACCACTACAAGGCATATATCAAAACAGCGCCGGACTGGATGATCAATATGATCAACCAATACGACGGAAATCCTTACGCCCGTCTTGTAGAAATGGCTAAAATCGCTCAGAAATCGGGGGTAGTTAAGGGAATACTCCTGCACCAGGGAGAGTCAAACACCGGAGACAAGGAATGGCCCAATAAAGTAAAAGGGATTTACGATAACCTAATCACAGATCTAAACCTGAATGCCAAATCGGTTCCCCTTTTGGCCGGTGAGCTAGTGAGCAAAGGAGAAGGTGGCGCTTGCGCAAGTATGAACGCCATTATCGACAAGCTCCCCGAAACGATTCCGAACTCATATATCATTTCGTCCGATGGATGTCCGGGCATATCTGACCACTTGCATTTTACCGCCGAAGGGTACCGGATTTTAGGAAAACGCTACGGAGAGAAGATGCTTTCGATATTGGGCTATAACGTCAATAATAAAAAATAG
- a CDS encoding alpha/beta hydrolase produces the protein MKKIRNKPIYPLNLGISCLLLLLLFPTLVNAQKIIKLYPDTIPNAKVNDIKEVYTSGMYRGVTHPTLEIYLPEKENASGTAVVICPGGGYSVLVYQGEGVSTAKKFAAHGVAAFVLKYRLPDDSTMRNKTIGPLQDAQQAIKVVRENAAKWGIAPNKIGIMGFSAGGHLASTEATHYKKALIENNHHTSLRPDFQILAYPVISMEDSLTHFGSRIMLLGKNPTQATIDEFSNELHVNENTPPAYITHAGDDTLVDVDNSIIYFEKLRHLHVPAELHIYQKGGHGFIFRQEGWMVPLFQWMKDSNLIDD, from the coding sequence ATGAAAAAAATACGAAACAAACCAATTTATCCGCTGAATTTAGGAATCAGCTGTCTGCTGCTTTTGCTTTTGTTTCCCACATTAGTAAATGCACAAAAGATCATCAAATTATATCCCGACACTATCCCGAACGCAAAGGTCAACGACATAAAAGAAGTATATACCTCAGGAATGTACAGAGGAGTGACCCACCCCACTCTCGAAATATATCTTCCTGAAAAAGAAAATGCTTCCGGAACGGCCGTTGTGATTTGCCCGGGCGGTGGATACAGTGTGTTGGTTTACCAGGGAGAAGGCGTATCGACGGCAAAGAAATTTGCGGCGCACGGAGTTGCTGCTTTTGTGCTTAAATACCGGCTTCCCGATGATTCGACCATGAGGAATAAAACAATTGGCCCTCTGCAGGATGCGCAACAAGCCATTAAAGTAGTCCGGGAAAACGCAGCCAAATGGGGAATTGCTCCAAACAAAATTGGAATCATGGGCTTTTCGGCCGGCGGACATCTGGCTTCAACTGAAGCAACCCATTATAAGAAGGCACTCATTGAAAACAATCATCATACAAGCCTTCGTCCCGATTTTCAAATTTTGGCTTACCCGGTCATAAGCATGGAGGATAGTTTGACACACTTCGGTTCGAGGATCATGCTACTGGGTAAGAATCCCACCCAGGCTACGATTGACGAATTCTCAAACGAATTGCATGTCAATGAAAATACTCCACCCGCATATATAACCCATGCAGGTGACGATACATTAGTTGACGTGGACAACAGCATCATCTATTTCGAGAAATTGAGACATCTCCACGTTCCTGCGGAATTGCATATTTACCAAAAAGGCGGCCATGGCTTTATTTTCAGACAGGAAGGTTGGATGGTCCCTCTATTTCAATGGATGAAGGATTCGAACTTAATTGATGATTAA
- a CDS encoding esterase family protein: MKRLIFILSAMLLTSMTAVSQNLVKQAPQGFDVVKSDIPHGKIDTIVYHSSTVETSRKALVYTPPGYSKKKKYPVLYLLHGIGGDEYAWQKNGHMQNILDNLYAEKKVEPMIVVMPNGRAMKDDRPVGNIFDKDKVEAFATFEKDLLSDLIPYIEKNYPVMKDREHRALAGLSMGGGQSLNFGLGHLDKFAWVGGFSSAPNTKKPEVLVPSPEKAKKQLKLLWISCGDQDNLITFSKRTHDYLVAHHVPHIYHVVPGGHHDFSVWKDNLYMFSQLLFKPVSPAVFSEND, from the coding sequence ATGAAAAGACTAATTTTTATTCTCTCTGCCATGCTGCTTACCAGTATGACAGCGGTTTCGCAAAATCTTGTGAAACAGGCACCGCAAGGTTTCGACGTGGTGAAATCCGACATCCCTCACGGAAAAATCGATACCATCGTCTACCATTCATCAACTGTAGAAACAAGCCGAAAGGCCCTGGTTTATACTCCACCAGGATATTCAAAAAAGAAAAAATATCCGGTTCTTTATCTTTTACACGGGATAGGCGGAGATGAATACGCTTGGCAGAAGAACGGGCATATGCAAAATATACTTGACAATCTGTATGCCGAGAAAAAGGTGGAACCCATGATTGTGGTGATGCCCAACGGTCGGGCCATGAAGGATGACAGGCCTGTTGGAAACATCTTTGACAAAGACAAAGTTGAAGCTTTTGCAACGTTTGAAAAGGATTTACTCAGTGACCTGATTCCTTACATTGAAAAGAACTATCCGGTCATGAAAGATCGCGAACATCGTGCACTTGCGGGACTGTCGATGGGCGGCGGACAATCGTTGAATTTTGGACTGGGGCATCTCGATAAATTTGCATGGGTAGGTGGTTTTTCTTCTGCCCCGAACACCAAAAAACCGGAAGTACTGGTGCCCAGTCCGGAAAAAGCAAAAAAACAGCTCAAATTGCTATGGATTTCCTGTGGCGACCAGGATAACCTGATCACGTTCAGCAAACGGACTCACGACTATCTCGTTGCGCATCATGTTCCCCACATTTATCACGTCGTCCCGGGCGGACATCATGATTTCAGCGTATGGAAGGATAACCTGTACATGTTCTCACAACTGCTTTTTAAGCCGGTTTCTCCCGCCGTTTTTTCAGAAAATGATTAA